The proteins below are encoded in one region of Caloramator mitchellensis:
- a CDS encoding MBL fold metallo-hydrolase produces MLVEVFVLGYFHANCYLIADEDKKECAIIDPGGTPDKVINRCRELGLDIKYILLTHGHGDHIAGVSKIKSETGAKVFMSSKDEYLVHGGNAEIVPIFRNIKPFEVDAFVEDKDTINIGNITIEVIETPGHTPGGLTFKINNMLFTGDTLFSGSIGRTDFPKGSFEELINSIKNKILILNDDVKVFPGHGEATTVGNERKYNPFLN; encoded by the coding sequence ATGCTTGTTGAAGTATTTGTGTTAGGATATTTTCATGCTAACTGCTATTTGATTGCTGATGAAGATAAAAAGGAATGTGCGATAATTGACCCAGGTGGAACCCCTGATAAGGTGATCAATAGGTGCAGGGAACTTGGGTTGGATATTAAATATATATTATTGACACACGGACATGGGGACCATATAGCTGGCGTTTCAAAGATAAAATCAGAAACGGGAGCTAAAGTTTTTATGAGCAGTAAGGATGAATATTTAGTCCATGGTGGTAATGCTGAGATCGTTCCTATATTTAGGAACATAAAACCCTTTGAAGTAGATGCTTTTGTAGAAGACAAAGATACGATAAACATTGGGAATATCACAATTGAAGTAATTGAAACTCCAGGACATACTCCAGGAGGACTAACATTTAAAATAAACAATATGCTATTTACGGGGGATACACTATTTAGCGGCTCTATAGGAAGAACAGATTTTCCAAAGGGTTCATTTGAGGAGTTGATTAATTCCATTAAGAATAAAATACTAATTTTAAATGATGATGTAAAGGTATTCCCAGGGCATGGTGAAGCTACAACTGTTGGAAATGAAAGAAAATATAATCCCTTTTTGAATTAA